The proteins below are encoded in one region of Bacillus vallismortis:
- the pyk gene encoding pyruvate kinase, producing the protein MRKTKIVCTIGPASESIEMLTKLMESGMNVARLNFSHGDFEEHGARIKNIREASKKLGKNVGILLDTKGPEIRTHTMENGGIELETGKELIVSMDEVVGTTDKISVTYEGLVDDVEQGSTILLDDGLIGLEVLDVDAANREIKTKVLNNGTLKNKKGVNVPGVSVNLPGITEKDARDIVFGIEQGVDFIAPSFIRRSTDVLEIRELLEEHKAQDIQIIPKIENQEGVDNIDAILEVSDGLMVARGDLGVEIPAEEVPLVQKELIKKCNALGKPVITATQMLDSMQRNPRPTRAEASDVANAIFDGTDAIMLSGETAAGSYPVEAVQTMHNIASRSEEALNHKEILSKRRGQVGMTITDAIGQSVAHTAINLNAAAIVTPTESGHTARMIAKYRPQAPIVAVTVNDSVSRKLALVSGVFAESGQNANTTDEMLEDAVQNSLNSGIVKHGDLIVITAGTVGESGTTNLMKVYTVGDIIAKGQGIGRKSAFGPVVIAQNAKEAEQKMTDGAVLVTKSTDRDMIASLEKASALITEEGGLTSHAAVVGLSLGIPVIVGLEKATSTLTDGQDITVDASRGAVYQGRASVL; encoded by the coding sequence ATGAGAAAAACTAAAATTGTATGTACCATTGGTCCGGCAAGTGAAAGCATTGAAATGCTTACGAAATTAATGGAGTCTGGAATGAACGTGGCTCGTTTGAATTTTTCTCACGGAGATTTTGAGGAGCATGGCGCAAGAATTAAAAATATCCGTGAAGCAAGCAAAAAGCTAGGCAAAAACGTTGGTATCCTGCTTGATACAAAAGGTCCTGAAATCCGCACACATACAATGGAAAACGGAGGCATTGAGCTTGAGACAGGCAAAGAGCTTATCGTTTCAATGGACGAGGTAGTAGGAACAACAGATAAAATTTCAGTGACTTATGAAGGTTTAGTCGATGATGTTGAACAGGGTTCAACGATTCTGTTAGATGACGGACTTATCGGCCTTGAAGTGCTTGATGTTGATGCCGCTAATCGCGAAATCAAAACAAAAGTATTAAACAACGGAACACTCAAAAACAAAAAAGGTGTTAACGTACCAGGCGTAAGCGTCAATCTTCCGGGTATCACTGAAAAAGATGCACGAGATATCGTTTTCGGTATTGAGCAGGGAGTAGACTTCATCGCCCCATCTTTCATACGGCGTTCCACGGACGTGCTTGAAATCCGTGAGCTTCTTGAAGAGCACAAAGCACAGGATATTCAAATCATCCCTAAAATCGAAAACCAAGAGGGCGTTGACAACATCGATGCTATTCTCGAAGTGTCTGACGGCTTAATGGTTGCACGTGGAGACTTAGGCGTGGAAATCCCAGCTGAAGAAGTGCCGCTCGTGCAAAAAGAACTGATCAAAAAATGCAACGCGTTAGGAAAACCTGTTATTACAGCGACGCAAATGCTCGATAGCATGCAGCGCAACCCGCGTCCGACTCGTGCGGAAGCAAGTGACGTTGCAAACGCGATCTTCGACGGCACAGACGCCATCATGCTTTCTGGTGAAACAGCTGCCGGAAGTTATCCGGTTGAGGCGGTTCAAACCATGCACAACATCGCGTCCCGTTCTGAAGAAGCTTTAAATCATAAAGAAATTCTTTCTAAACGCAGAGGGCAAGTAGGCATGACGATTACAGACGCCATTGGACAATCTGTCGCGCACACTGCGATTAACCTGAACGCTGCTGCGATCGTAACACCGACTGAAAGCGGTCATACAGCGCGCATGATCGCAAAATACCGTCCTCAGGCGCCGATTGTTGCGGTTACTGTGAATGATTCTGTTTCCAGAAAACTTGCGCTCGTATCTGGCGTATTCGCGGAAAGCGGCCAAAATGCAAACACAACAGATGAAATGCTCGAGGATGCTGTCCAAAATTCATTGAACAGCGGAATTGTAAAACACGGCGATCTGATCGTTATTACAGCAGGCACTGTCGGTGAGTCTGGCACGACGAACTTAATGAAAGTTTACACTGTCGGCGATATCATCGCTAAAGGACAAGGTATCGGACGCAAATCAGCGTTTGGCCCGGTTGTCATTGCACAAAATGCAAAAGAAGCTGAGCAAAAAATGACTGACGGTGCGGTACTCGTGACTAAAAGCACTGACCGTGACATGATTGCATCTCTTGAAAAAGCGTCTGCCCTTATTACAGAAGAAGGCGGCTTGACAAGCCATGCTGCGGTAGTCGGATTAAGCCTCGGCATTCCGGTTATCGTTGGCCTTGAAAAAGCGACATCTACTTTAACAGACGGCCAGGATATTACAGTTGACGCATCCAGAGGGGCAGTCTACCAAGGCCGCGCGAGCGTTCTTTAA
- a CDS encoding FxsA family protein, whose amino-acid sequence MRFLFLLFIVFPAIEIGIFLFSGKLIGILPTVLLMILTGIIGAAAAKKQGTEVYHKVQRDLQYGKMPGETIVDGLCIFIGGLLLMLPGFLSDLAGACLLIPFTRSWWKPILFKWLRGMSKNKRIIIK is encoded by the coding sequence ATGAGATTTTTATTTTTGCTTTTTATTGTGTTTCCGGCAATAGAAATCGGGATTTTCCTGTTTTCAGGCAAGCTGATCGGCATTTTGCCGACGGTCCTTCTCATGATTCTGACGGGCATTATCGGCGCAGCAGCTGCAAAAAAACAAGGAACCGAAGTGTATCACAAGGTTCAGCGTGATCTTCAATATGGCAAGATGCCGGGAGAAACGATTGTTGACGGCCTGTGCATTTTCATTGGCGGTCTTTTGCTGATGCTGCCGGGCTTTTTATCAGATTTGGCCGGCGCCTGTTTACTTATTCCGTTTACCCGCAGCTGGTGGAAGCCGATTCTGTTCAAATGGCTGAGAGGAATGTCGAAGAACAAACGGATCATCATCAAATAA